In Candidatus Zixiibacteriota bacterium, a single window of DNA contains:
- the purS gene encoding phosphoribosylformylglycinamidine synthase subunit PurS: MKSKKAVVYVRLKDGVLDPQGVTIQRAIANMGYDMINSVKSGRFFELEISESDGRIEARVEEICRKLLANPVIENFRVEYE; encoded by the coding sequence ATGAAGAGTAAAAAGGCAGTAGTCTATGTCAGGCTAAAAGATGGTGTTCTTGACCCCCAAGGGGTGACAATTCAGCGGGCCATTGCCAATATGGGCTACGACATGATTAATTCCGTGAAATCCGGACGATTTTTCGAACTGGAAATCTCGGAGAGTGATGGCCGGATAGAAGCCAGGGTAGAAGAAATATGCAGAAAACTTCTGGCCAACCCGGTGATTGAAAATTTCCGGGTGGAGTACGAGTGA